The Oenanthe melanoleuca isolate GR-GAL-2019-014 chromosome 15, OMel1.0, whole genome shotgun sequence genome contains a region encoding:
- the SIRT4 gene encoding NAD-dependent protein lipoamidase sirtuin-4, mitochondrial, whose product MFSARNWSGVFRAARLHHFRSHSVSRASPNLTFVPACLPPDPMEVEELQCFVSNSKRLFVMTGAGISTESGIPDYRSEGVGLYARTDRRPVQHAEFIRSASARQRYWARNFVGWPQFSSHQPNKAHLVLRDWEKLGKLHWLVTQNVDALHTKAGSQRMTELHGCTHRVFCLACGDRILRSELQEHFEALNPAWKAEALDVAPDGDVFLTDEQVRSFQVPACQKCGGILKPDVTFFGDTVSQEKVSFVHQRLAESDSMLVAGSSMQVYSGYRFALAAREKKLPIAVLNIGPTRLDHFASLKLNSRCGELLPLIVCT is encoded by the exons ATGTTCTCTGCCAGGAATTGGTCTGGAGTTTTCAGAGCTGCCAGACTGCATCATTTCAGATCCCATTCTGTATCCAGAGCCTCTCCAAACTTGACTTTCGTGCCAGCCTGTCTTCCCCCAGATCCTATGGAagtggaggagctgcagtgctttgTTTCTAACTCCAAGAGGCTGTTTGTGATGACTGGAGCTGGAATCTCCACGGAGTCAGGGATCCCCGATTACCGCTCGGAGGGTGTGGGGCTCTACGCCAGGACGGACAGACGGCCCGTCCAGCACGCCGAGTTCATCCGCAGTGCCAGCGCCCGCCAGCGCTACTGGGCAAGGAACTTCGTGGGCTGGCCCCAGTTCTCCTCCCACCAGCCAAACAAGGCACACCTGGTACTGAGAGACTGGGAGAAGCTGGGCAAGCTGCACTGGCTGGTGACCCAGAACGTGGATGCCCTTCACACCAAAGCCGGGAGCCAGCGCATGACGGAGCTGCACGGCTGCACACACAG GGTTTTCTGCCTGGCCTGTGGAGACCGAATCTTGCGttctgagctccaggagcacttTGAAGCTCTAAATCCCGCTTGGAAAGCTGAGGCACTTGATGTGGCTCCGGATGGGGATGTCTTCCTGACAGATGAGCAGGTGCGCAGTTTCCAAGTCCCAGCCTGCCAGAAATGTGGTGGAATCCTGAAGCCTGATGTGACTTTCTTTGGAGACACAGTGAGCCAGGAAAAAGTCAGTTTTGTACACCAACGCCTGGCAGAATCAGACTCCATGCTGGTAGCAGGATCCTCTATGCAG GTGTACTCTGGTTACAGGTTTGCTCTGGCTGCCCGGGAGAAGAAGCTGCCAATTGCAGTCCTTAACATTGGGCCCACCAGGTTAGATCACTTTGCATCCTTAAAGCTGAATTCCCGCtgtggagagctgctgcctttgatTGTTTGCACGTGA